In Penicillium psychrofluorescens genome assembly, chromosome: 5, a single window of DNA contains:
- a CDS encoding uncharacterized protein (ID:PFLUO_007615-T1.cds;~source:funannotate), with translation MASSASDSSSASSSRAPLEFDYAAVSSAGFENTVLQESEPWTESEISSFNDGDWNVFSFNPHPTPYPVDWPVLNPDDAFMPDLPSVSDPESQSLMSSSYHPSSTHSQDSNSHPSPVSQHPTSAMTTSSSPATSQGDEVLNRVDPSRVEKRRMNTLAARRCRQRRVDRMKTLEDELASMRRERDELKLRVSKLEGETDALRGLLGSQKR, from the exons ATGGCTTCTTCTGCGTCtgattcttcttctgcttcttcttcgcgggcGCCATTGGAGTTCGATTATGCTGCTGTTTCTTCGGCTGGGTTTGAAAATACCGTTTTACAAGAGTCGGAACCCTGGACGGAGTCGGAAATTTCTTCTTTTAATGATGGCGACTGGAACGTTTTTTCCTTCAACCCTCATCCCACGCCTTATCCTGTCGACTGGCCCGTGCTTAATCCCGACGACGCCTTCATGCCGGATCTTCCTTCTGTCTCGGATCCCGAGAGTCAGAGCTTGATGTCGTCGTCCTACCATCCCAGCTCGACACACTCGCAAG ATAGCAATTCGCACCCGTCTCCTGTCTCTCAACATCCAACCTCTGCCATGACTACTTCATCCAGCCCTGCCACCTCTCAGGGTGACGAGGTATTGAACCGCGTGGATCCTTCCCGGGTTGAAAAACGTCGGATGAATACCCTCGCTGCCCGGAGATGTCGGCAGAGGCGCGTTGACCGGATGAAgactctggaagatgagTTGGCAAGCATGCGACGGGAACGGGACGAGTTAAAGCTGCGGGTGTCGAAGCTGGAGGGTGAGACCGATGCGCTGAGAGGGCTTCTTGGCTCTCAGAAGCGTTAG